A window of Schistocerca serialis cubense isolate TAMUIC-IGC-003099 chromosome 1, iqSchSeri2.2, whole genome shotgun sequence genomic DNA:
TTTACACTAGGTTTGTAGGCTTTCTCATCTGAAGAAATTGTTTCCTCTTCAACTCTGCTGGATGTTCCTGACATTTCTGCTGGTACCCCATATTCTACCACTCCTTCAGATACTGGTACCGGTATGTTAGGTATCTCTCTCATCTTAGACGTTCCCTTGCAAATTTCCATTTGTTCAGTTACTGCTATGGTGAGGATACCAGGCAGTTTGTGTTGATCATTGAAATTATTTATTGATTTCATAATTTGAGCACAGACATACAGTTGTCCTGCTCTATTTAGGAGATCTCCACTGTTTAtgaaatgatgttttctgaaatctagctggacaaatgttgaatttgggtagcactttgttattttgtgaagcagtctgttagttttttttatttcttcgttaacacgagatttctttaaaaaatcgtaTGGAATGCTGGTTACCATCACATGTACATTTTTGAGCTTTTCGAGCGTCTCTCTTAGCGCTCGTCTTGCTGATAATACATCATTGCAGCGGACGTCTACTCCGCCCCCTAGGATTAGAACACAATCATTTTTCTTTATCTTGATACTCAGATTTTCGCAGTTGTTGACGATCTCTTTCAGTGGAGCATCAGGTTTTATTACGCTAGTAACACTGCATCCTGAGTTATATAGGGTTTCTGCCAGTCTTTTTCCGAGACTGTCGGCAAGTATATGTACAGTAAAAGCATTATTTGTTGTGCTCAAGTCTTCCGAAGTTTTGCAGTCTATTATACGATCTTCTTTCTTTTCACAGTCTCTatgtattatattattaacagatttTAACATTTTGAGCACATTATAGGctgagttgttaagttttcgctCGAGGTTTCTGTTAACATTTGCTTGTATGTTAGGTGTAACGAACTTTTCGGAggcttgtttactttcagttctcaCGACACTTACTGCTTCCACTCTCTCTCCGCAAGATTTTATCTCGTCACATATTTCCCGAGCATTGTATCTGTTTTGTACAGCGATCTTTTTAGTTGCTTTTagtttgtattttttaaaatttctgctcgtttttggAAGAATAGATGTGCTGTAGATTTCGGAGTTTGTGTTAATATATATTTTGGCTTTCTCATAGCCAATGGGAGAATAGTATCGTGTGTTTTGAGTGCTGGAATTGAAATCATTGGAACATATTCTTAACATTTTCTGAAGCTGATTGTTTGGTTGTGGTTTATGAGGAAAGGCTCAACTACGGTTACTGAACAATGAGAGTATTGATGTCATCTTATATCATGAGcctctgattattattatttttattatgcttACTGTCTTGGGAACTTCAGGGATTATAACCAGTTTTCCTGAAGTGATTACACATTCCGTGGTCATAGTCAAGTTGGGATTTGGCACAGTTACTTCAATTCATTGCTGATCAACATGTGTGCTTACTGCTTTGAACATGCTGTTGACAAACTGCTTTGCTCTCATGTCAGGACTCACAGTGAACACCCCCAACATTTCTCTGTATAACAAGTAAGTGAATGTGTTGTCCCTGATCTTGACTCTTACCAAGAAACGGTGGTGATTTATGACAGTTATGTTGGATGCatcatttaagtgataataattttgtaatatttttttttttgctggataaAGTGCTTTTATTTAATGGGGTCTGACTATTAGCATGtccatcaaaatattaaattatcaaATCTTAAGATTTATATATCATAAACAGTGCCATCAGATTACATTGTATCACTTAATGCTCCCTTGTCATTTTCCAGTATGTAAGAAGTTGTCTACAAGCAGCAGCCCCTTGTACAGATTAGGGTCAGCAGTGAGAAAGATGGATTTTCATCCTTCGCTTGTCAATCTTTCAAAGGCAAGCAGGAGTGATTATACGAATCTCTATAGCAACAGAACACAGGCAACATATTTGGTCTGTGCCAGAAATTTTGCTGTTAGCAGTGTGAAAAATGAAGCAGAAAAATCACATGGAGGGGACCATACTAAGTTGTGGAGTGCGGAACGCATACTTGCTGCTGGACTGCTCGGTGTGGTCCCTGTAGCATTAATTTTTCCATCGCAACCACTGGACTGTCTTCTTGCCTTGTCTCTTGTGATGCATAGTCACTGGtaagaatattttatttttaatgtgatATGTAATCCTTATTGTATCTTTTTCTTATAAATTTTAGATTATAATGTGAAAGAAAAATGATTCTGACAAACCAGCTGCCCCTGTTTCCTGTAGTTCAGGATTATTCAGCacttgttctaaaaaaaaaaagtttaaaggcAATGAACAGAATTACAGAaagcataatattttaattaatatgatttgCTGAAAACTTCTCAGATTGTTTCACATGTACAGCTAGCCAGTTTTGGAAACTCCTCGTTTCACCACACTTTGGGTTTGTTGAATGTAGGCTCTCCAATCAGTGGGTATGTAACAACCACTTGACCAACTGCCACCTTGGTTGTGGTGGCACAGTGATAATAGTGTACCAatattctaacaatggaaaatctaggacggaataacaacaacattatgtagGACGTTGAGTCACTGACAGATACAAGAAAAATGCTGCTATATGTGTCAGCTTTCGGTCAAAAGGCATTCTTCTGAAGCAGAAGTCACGTacacattcatacaagcacaaCTCGTGTACACATATGCACTGCCTGTGGCTGCTGTGGCCAGGCTGAGTTGCAGCTGTGCGTGTTGGGAGCAGCAATCAGGTGTGGGTGCTGGGGGTAAGGAGGTGGCATGGGGTGGGGTGGGATGGTGGGAAGATGTATGGACAGGTCGTGCATCTAGGTCATATTGCAGTAATATGAGCCATGCGACAAGGGGTTAGGAGTAGGGATGTAGAAGGATATCACATAGGTTTGGGGGCAACAGAATACCACTGTGCAAAGGGTGGGAAGGTTAGTGGATGGCATAGTctacatttcagggcatgatggcaagaggtagttgaaaccctcgCAGAGAATGTGAAACCAGTTGTTCTGttactgggtggtactgagtcgaGAGGGGACTCCTCCTTCGTGGCTGGGCAGTGAATCTTTGGGGTTGGTAGGTGATTGGAAGGACAAGACtcaatctgtttctgtacaagataGGGAggttaattttggtctgtgaaggcctcagtgagactacATTCCACCAGAATCAAATCACTTTCTACCCCATTCAATTCATCTGTTTGGCCTCAACTCAACAAGCCACATTTTTCAGTGTTGACCTCTACCTCAAGGGTGAGTACAGCAGTACTTCTGTTCAAAtcgaacctaccaaccaccagcaatacctccaattcgacagttgccacccattccatacctagAAGACCCTTCTATACAGCCTAGTAACTTGTggacatcacatctgcagtgaaaagcattccctctccaaatataccaagggtctcactgatgcCTTCAGAGGCCGAAATTATCCTCCCAACTTTGTACAGAAACAATCTCCCTTGCCTTGTTTCTTCAGTTACCTAACCTCCCAAATACCCACAGTCTAGCCACAAGAAGTAGCACtctcctcataactcagtaccacccaggactggagcaagcgAAGCATATTCTCCACCAAGGATTTGACTACCTGCTGTGCCCTAAAATGAGAAACAGCGTGCCCACTATCTTTCCAAAttttcccacagtggtattccactgccctcCAGATCTATGCAATACCCTTGTCCATTtctactccacccctgctccctACCCCTTGCCTCGTGGCAAGGTAtcagaaacttcctgtcagattaaaactgtgtgccggaccaagactcggactcgggacctgtgcctttcgtgggcaagtgctctaccaactgagctacccaagcacgactcacgccccatcctcacagctttacttctgccagtacctcgtctctgccaggaagtttcatatcagcgcacactccactgcagagtgaaaatctcagttttGGGAACAAGGTACCTGTCTTCATGAATGGCCATTGAAACTGTGGCCAAGAGGTAGCTGGACTATCCAGTTGTCAAACATACTGctcaacacaatgtgcttcacgtcatgactgtttcacagcctgcatcatctggatccttcctgccAACACTAGCTTTTTTGAATGGGACAGGTGGAAACTCTCCTTGCAATATcttctatgttcccgtaaccccctTGCGTCAGCCTTCGCTAGTTCCTGTCATCCACTTACTATACCCTTTCCTGCTCCCAATCCAACACAACACAGTACACAGCTTTCTAGTTTGCCTACACAACCTCTAGTCTTTTTCCCCCTTCCCTACTTCTCTCCTTTTGTGCTCCcatcctaaccccccccccccccccccccaaaaaaaaaaagtttcaaattgcTTGTGGAAGTCTTATCCTGTCACCACCATGTCAGTGCTTGtgcccacaagcagcactacacctttCCCAACCTCTCCCTGGTATCTCCACCTCCCAGGCCATCACCCACACCTGattgcgcagttacgactcagtcCAGCTATAGCACCCAGAGACAGTGGTtgtatgtgtgagttgtgcttatgtgaatgtattttcagCTTCAGGAGGAGgcattttggctgaaagctaaaatgtATTGCAGTCTTTCGTAGTGCCTGTCAGCAACTCAGTATCCCCTCTATGTGATGTGGATACCCACGTTCTGTTGTTCATAATTTCAGAATAgtatataaatgaaagaaaaaaattgtagaatTGAGTTGTGGCATTATCAGTAAATATTCTAGAACCAACCAGGTGCAACACCCCTCGGAAACATGTTATCACAGGCGAATGATTTAATTTTCTGTATGATATTCAATACAAAAATGGGCCAGTTTAAAACAGAAATAGTGGCCTAACTGCAATTGGCATCACCATCTTTATCATGTTGATTCTTTCTACGTATGTGGCTTATGCTACCAAAGTTACATGCTACAGTTACTTAGTCAGTCCATCAGATGTTTCATTGATAGTATTCAGATACATATTTACTTGACCACATCTGCATGTTCCCATATTTGGAGCCTGCTGTTTGAACTTAAAGCAAGTGTTACACTTTCATTCATCACCATTAATGACTGACTGAATTACTCCAGTAATGCTATAAGTCATTACTCCAGTAGTGCTGTAAGTCATAAATAATAACCTGATTTTTCATAACTGTTGCTCACTTAACAGTTTTGTCGACATACCTCTGAGCCATCTATCAATCTCAAAGAGTCTTCCACAAATAGCAAATTGACACCAAATGCAAACTTGGGATTCACCAGTTCATAAACTGATTTCTTCCTGCTGCTGATTATCATTCAATTGTCCAAGAATATTTAGCAGGAGAGGAACATTCTTAGCTGAATATACACTGCTGCATTAACAACAACTCATTGTGGTACTGCTAAATGCAGTCTTCAACTGATCATCAAGCTCATGGAAGCTCCTTAcaacaaataattttactttaaattttaaaaaattctaattCTATCATCCCATACTTTTTTTACATTCTgatgttttcttgtcctcttcaaAACGAGTGAGGTGAGACAAattgttgctgttattattattattattgttgttgttgttgttgttgttgttgttgctgcataCTTATATTATGATATATGTAGACTTTGCTATCATTATTGTAGTAAAAGGGGcttttttaaaatcattgtttTGCTCCAGTAGGGATATTTCCAGGATACATACATGTACCACCAGTGAGATACTCTTGAACAAAATTCTTGACAGTAGTCTATTTGTAAAGAACATTCACAAATTTCCTCTTGGTAGAGTTGTTCTGCAGAAACAGAAGAATGTGCATTATATGTGGAATTTGTTTCaggatgaaaattcctggcagattaaaactgtggaccgagttgagactcgaactcgggacctttgcctttcgcgggaaagtgctctaccgactgagctatccatacatgactcacaacctgtcctcacagcttctgtactgtcagtacctcgtcttctaccttccactttgctgcagagtgaaaatctcattctggaaatatcctgcaggctatggctaagccacgtctccgcatatcctttcttccaggagtgcttgttctgcaaggttcgcagaagagcttctgtgaagttcggaaggtagaagatgaggtactggcagaattgaaggtactggcagaattgaagctgtgaggacgggttgtgagtcgtgcttgggtagctcagtcagtagagcacttgccagcgaaaggcaaaggtccctgagttcgagtctcaacctggcacacagttttaatctgccaggaagtttcataccagtgcacactccactgcagagtgaaaatctcattcttttctcAGGACATTTGTATTACTTTCATTCACGAAATTGTGACAAAAAGTGGGTGAATATGCTTTGTTGCAGCATCCTACGAATCCAGGTTGGCAGTTGGACGAGCAATTTTATATAGT
This region includes:
- the LOC126471472 gene encoding succinate dehydrogenase [ubiquinone] cytochrome b small subunit, mitochondrial; this translates as MALRCILRSVPNSLQVCKKLSTSSSPLYRLGSAVRKMDFHPSLVNLSKASRSDYTNLYSNRTQATYLVCARNFAVSSVKNEAEKSHGGDHTKLWSAERILAAGLLGVVPVALIFPSQPLDCLLALSLVMHSHWGIEAIVVDYVRPIIFGKTFPVIAHALVYVLSISTLTGLLFLIFNDCGFANAIHLLWKL